The sequence CTAGCATACCTAATTCTCATATGACTTTAATATCTCGGGTTTAAGACATGCGAGATACTCTCCCATCGAGAATAGATAGTCCTCAAATCATAATAGCTCTCTACAAGAATGCCTACTCCGTTTCTGCATACAAATGAACCGATAACGTAATAGCCTGGATTGAAAGCACTGCCCCAGATTTTGTCTATTCATGGCCCTTAATCCACTAGGAACGTGTAAGTAAATAATTAgagattacatttttttaaatttctttcacACATGAAGTCGGTGGATCCTTTTCCTGAATTTAGACGCCATTACAGCACATAGTTAAATCCATATCTGCATGGGtgtacttctctctctctctctctctctctctcatatattaAACGCCATTACAGCACATAGTTAAATCCATATCTGCATGGGtgtacttctctctctctctctctctctctctcatatatatatatgagagagagagagagagagagactataTAAAGGTATGTCTACGCCACATTAAAATATAGCCGGAAggtgttttcttcttttgcattGAGAATTTTAACATTTGTTTGcagtttgttttgttttgggtaTATTTAAGAATTGGAACCGTTATGTCCTGTGTGTAGAATGAGCTGGACTACAGTGGGGAAGAGCCATCAATGTCCCCAAGAGCTCCAGTGCAACAGCATCATCAGCAGTCTCAACCTGCAATGCAGGGTTTCCAAGCCTCTTCAGTCTCAACTGGCCTAACAACCGCTGGGCAGGGAGCAGCGACAACCGCTGGGCAGGGAATTCGCTCCGAGCACTGTGATCATCAATCCAAGAATTCAGTCTTCTCCAATGCTTTATCAAGCCCTCTCCGCCAGAGTCTTCAACACTATCATATTACTCGGGGAGGTTACTCTCCAAATAGGAACACCGAACCCACCTTTCTTCATAACCAGAGCAGGGATTCTAGTGCTCTCAGTTCCAACGATTCTGCCATGGATATGCATGCAGATAGTCCTGCTCATGAATCCACTTACTGAAATTTCCCATCTTTACTTCGTCTCTTGCCATGGAGTTGTCAAAAGCTTGGAAGAACTATATTGGTGATTACAAGGCTCTTTCCTGCATTTCCATTAATGAGAGAAAGCACAGGAGGGAACTGATGCTATAACCTTATATCTTACTTCTGTCAAGTTTGGGTCTATTATTGTATCTTCTGTAAAGCCTTTGTGTTGAATGTAT comes from Juglans microcarpa x Juglans regia isolate MS1-56 chromosome 8S, Jm3101_v1.0, whole genome shotgun sequence and encodes:
- the LOC121244383 gene encoding uncharacterized protein LOC121244383, giving the protein MAKKRKSIATSLDEVDRTMYASFCSAANSLSQLYTHAMNHQKFSFQAGERHGLEKLYQWIRRQQEEGSRVLTVDIINYLQNELDYSGEEPSMSPRAPVQQHHQQSQPAMQGFQASSVSTGLTTAGQGAATTAGQGIRSEHCDHQSKNSVFSNALSSPLRQSLQHYHITRGGYSPNRNTEPTFLHNQSRDSSALSSNDSAMDMHADSPAHESTY